The Pirellulales bacterium genome includes a window with the following:
- a CDS encoding ABC transporter permease, whose translation MRLATIIWRNLLRRPARSLLTASGLAVAVTTVVSFVGITDGFERSYIDLYNSRRVDLIVQRRGNAHNLNRLLDDAVGDELRQLPGVRDALPGQADVLSLPQYDLDRLIVIGWEPGCRLFGRLPLLHGRRLSPYDRQQALIGRSLAASTHLRPGDLLLLYGQQLQVVGVVDSANVYEAGAVFLPLAEMQQLMKTRQVTDFSVSVHGATSPWVAAEVERWIARLDPTLVALPAAQYVKSFDEIGMAQRVAWVIAWIAIVIGAIGMLNTMAMSVAERVREIGTLRAVGWSRRRVVGLVLSESLALSAAGAVAGIVAAICLNHWLTQFPATSGIISGRIAPIVMLKGLSMALLVGMAGAAYPAFWAANLSPTAAMRRR comes from the coding sequence ATGCGGCTGGCGACCATTATCTGGCGGAATCTGCTGCGCCGCCCGGCGCGATCGCTGCTCACCGCAAGTGGGCTGGCGGTCGCGGTGACGACTGTGGTGTCGTTCGTCGGCATCACCGACGGCTTCGAGCGTTCGTACATCGATCTGTACAACAGCCGTCGCGTCGATCTGATCGTGCAGCGCCGCGGCAATGCCCATAATCTGAATCGGCTGCTCGACGACGCGGTCGGCGACGAATTGCGACAACTGCCCGGCGTTCGCGATGCATTGCCGGGGCAAGCCGACGTGCTGTCGCTGCCGCAATACGACCTCGACCGCTTAATCGTGATCGGCTGGGAGCCCGGCTGCCGATTGTTCGGCCGCTTGCCCCTGTTGCACGGCCGGCGATTGAGCCCATACGACCGGCAGCAAGCGCTGATCGGCCGATCGCTCGCAGCCAGCACACATCTTCGGCCTGGCGATCTGCTGCTGCTCTACGGCCAGCAATTGCAGGTGGTCGGAGTCGTCGACAGCGCCAACGTGTATGAAGCGGGGGCCGTGTTCTTGCCGCTTGCCGAAATGCAGCAACTGATGAAAACGCGGCAAGTGACCGATTTCAGTGTTTCGGTGCACGGCGCGACGAGTCCGTGGGTCGCGGCCGAGGTCGAGCGATGGATCGCCCGGCTCGATCCGACGCTGGTCGCTTTGCCCGCCGCGCAATATGTCAAGAGCTTCGACGAAATCGGCATGGCGCAGCGGGTCGCATGGGTCATCGCTTGGATCGCAATCGTGATCGGCGCGATCGGAATGCTCAACACGATGGCGATGTCGGTGGCCGAACGGGTGCGCGAGATCGGCACGTTGCGGGCCGTCGGTTGGTCGCGCCGTCGGGTGGTGGGGCTGGTGCTTAGCGAATCGCTTGCATTGAGCGCTGCCGGCGCGGTGGCCGGAATTGTCGCGGCGATTTGCCTGAATCATTGGCTCACGCAGTTTCCCGCCACGTCGGGCATAATTTCCGGGCGCATCGCGCCAATCGTGATGCTCAAGGGCCTGTCGATGGCGCTGTTGGTGGGCATGGCAGGAGCGGCGTATCCCGCCTTCTGGGCCGCGAACCTATCCCCGACCGCCGCGATGCGTCGCCGCTAG